The nucleotide sequence ATAAATCGTTCTACTTCACCATTCTTATCAACATACCTCAAAACAGGAGCCATTTGTTCTTTGTGTGAGATGTCTTTGGATTCATCAACTAATATCCCAAAGTAATGTCCATTCAAGTCCTCAATTATAACTATCAATGTTTCTTTCTCACAAGCATTGACAATATCCTTTTGAATCATAGGACAAGTCAAAGTATCATTTTGTGGAGCTTTCTCTAATATCACTTTTTCCACACCGGGATGTTTATCTCCATGCCACCGCAAAAATCCTAAAAAGTAGTCTTGATTAGTTGAAGCTTCACTTTTGTCATGACCTCGAAAAGATAATCCATGATACAAAAGAAGTCTTGCCACATCAATTGAAGCTTCCAAACGAATTCGgtactcactttttgccagttgAGAATGTTTATCAAGAACAACTTGAATTGATTGACGATAATTTGACAAATCTAGCGTCTTATTGTAACATTTGTGGAGAACACTATTAACTTTACCGACATGTAAACGAAATCTTTCAAGAGCCTTATTCCAACTCTTAAAATCCTTCACCCGTAGTCTCatgaataaatttatttttgaacaaataacaacaaagacaatattgggCATCTTTCTCCACACTATACTCCAATCAAGTCGAACGTGAACCTTTAAACCAACTTGAAGTAAATTGACGCATTCCACCTCCTATTTCACTTGAAGGATATGGTTTCAAGACAGGTTGACAAGGCcccttttcaatataatatttcctcaattcatcTCGTATTCAAGGAGCATAATCAAAAATAGGTCTTCTTTCTCCCAGGTCGGCTTTAAGTGAACCTAAATCGAGGTCAGTTATAAGACAAGAACAATTGATATTGACATTACTAGAACTAGATTGAGAATAATTAACCTTCTTGAAAAAATTCTCCATCTCAATTCACAAAATTAGAACACTTTCACCTAAATCAAGATAATTTCAAATTTGGATTTCTAGgctcaagaaagagaaacaaaataattttttaaaataacttacaAAGAGAGCAAACAACAAACAGAGAGAAAGAGATAGAGCAAGCAGCAGCAACAGCAAACTTCAAGAACAAGAGTTAGAGAGTCGATGTTTTGATTTGGCCCTTTGAAAATTGGgtttttgtcttaattttaatGAGAGATAtttgattatatcttttaaacaattaaataaaaaaaagtcaaaaaataagattaattttataaaaaagtcAATTGGTAATAAACTAATCTGTTTGTTCCCTGTTTTAAATAAACTTATACATTGTTGGTTGTTGCCTTGTTCTAATAAAAAgttattaacaaaaataattttaaaaaacaaatgttgTTGGCCAGAATCGAACACAAGCTACAAAAGTAGCACTTTACCACCAGCACTAGGCAATGCTCTATTATTACAAGTGTTATATTTAATACTTAactatatccatatatatatatatataactatatatatagagtttccgTCGAAATTTGCCGGTGGCGTGTCACCCCACGGGCCTTAATAGATCTGCCCTTGCTTATAaataaaatgcatcaaaaattattgCAATTGATGTTTGAAGATGTGTTTGATTGtaacatgaaaaagaaagagcttttaaatttgaacttaaaaaatgATATTTGGGGTTTGAATTTATGTGgatatgcattttatttgtaaaaattaaagttttgtgagtgaaaaaagttttttttttttcaccttgAAAAATTGGTTAATTCTTTGaacttggaaaaaaaaaatcaatttgaaGAAACTAACTCCATGTTATTAGTATATGTATAGCCAAAAAATGTGTGTGTTGGGTTGGGTTTGGAGGGGAAGGGGGCAGGGTTGTAATTTTTTCATTCGATTTTTGATATCTATATGTGAGATTTTCAATTAATACAATTTGAGACACACAAGATCAATTAAAGCGAAAAGTATTCCttagtaagttttttttttttttttaattctaaagtatgaactcaagaactctaaaacctctaattaagaaaaaattcgATACAATATTTACCTATAATGAATTTATAGGTTATTTTAAAAACGAAAAGCACCAAAAAACCAAAATAACAAGGCCTCATGTTAAAATTGATTTTAGGCCACTGATTATTGAGAGACTCCTAGGCTATCGTATTGCCAGCTAATGATAGGATATTTTGATTGATAACACCAAAATGAACATGTGTTTTCAACTTAAAAATATTGGtcatatattaattttttctgaCATCTTTCAAGTACGTTGTCTCTTTTTCCTAACTTTTTTTTGTTATGATACCTAATTcttcgtttcataataaatgaattgttaaattttgatacatatattaagaaaaaatcattaaaaatataaatttaatacaacttttcatttttaccccaaaaaaatgaaaaagttgaccttgtaatacctttttaaaagttaattgattgtcaaatcataaggccaaatttgaaaaaaaattcaatgattcacttattttaaaacaccaaaaaataacccaacaattcacttaatccgaaacggagggagtatcattctctccattttaaaaagtatgattttttttagtaattttttaattttaacttttttatgtgacatatttaaaattacaagattgaaaaacattttgatatatttgatatatctttaatttaaaatcataaaattaatttttttttcttaaattgcaTGTCAAGTTAAACTAAGTCATTTCTTTTAAGCGGAGGAAGTAGGTATTATCACCAATTATGTTGGGATGAATGAAATTCTTTGTTCTCAATTATAGATTTTGAGCTTGAATCTCGAAGATGATACCTTTTTAGTAATGAGCGGTTCTATCTTGGACGAATTTTAACAACGTAAATTTGAATTAATCAAGAAAACTTTAGTTGTCATAGGATATGTTGTTCCATTTTCACATTTCTTGgattaaatggtttgaaaaaaaatcttgaaaaatacGGAGGTTCTattgaaggaaaaattaattGTCATGATCTTCCAACTGTTTTTTCATGACACAACAACAAACTCGATATAATCTTCATTCAACAAGAGTACCAACACTTCCTAAGTCATCTTCATGAACCTCAAAATGGTTTACCTTAtcacttatattttttttatatggtgAGGTTTGGAGTTGAAGTGATCATGAAATAGTTCTCCACCATACACCACACAATGAGAATTCGTTGTTAAATGgtcttttcaaaatttttttttaatgaaatagactataatttttttcttttaggaaaatgacccattttttaGACAGATTTATTATCTATCTGATTGATATATGTACAAATCGATTATCGATCTGATAAATCAATTGTCAATCCAACAAATCGATTATTAATTCAACCTATATAGATTACCGATCTGACTTATATATGGACAGATCGATTCTCAATCCGACAGatgagaaaataaaagtaaatcattttgctaattgaaaacttgaaagACTTAATAACCAAAATTTCTCAGTATGTCATTTTGCTAATTAGAAATTGAAGAGATTTAATAGTCAAATTTTCTCCATAAGAATGTAATAactcatataataaaagaaggaCAATTATATGAAGAGGGGTACGGAtgcccagttcgtaggtgtgagaggctaacATGAGATGGTTTCAGGagaagtagaggtaggccgaagaaatattggagagaagtgattagacatgacatggaactGTTACAACTTACTGAGGAAAGTGTgaaggtcgcggataagggtataAGGTTAGTGCATGTGCGGATTGTAACTAGTAGTTAGGGAGCTTTGATGTAGTCGGGTTAGTAAGCCTACGCCAGTGTCCAGTGGTAGGAGCCACTAATGTATGACTTATACTAGGGGGTgaccttttcttatttcttatttcctgttttttaatttcatattgcTCTTATTTTCATGGCTCCCTTagctctatttttattatttttcatttcttatttCAGTTATACCACCCATTCTGTTTCATATATTATTATGACCTTGTTAACCATTcattatcttgagccgggggtctattagaaacaacctctctaattTTTCGAAAGTAGCGGTATGGACtatgtacattttaccctcttcAAACCTCACTTGGTGGGATTAcattgaatttgttgttgttgtaaaaatgagaaaaaaaaaaaatcaagtaaaggattaaataaaaaaagaaaaggaaaacataTATGGTCATACTTGGGCCAATGGACTTTCAAGCCCAATCTGCTGAATGAAACATAAGGGGAAGTTTAGATTCCCCATGCAAAACGCAGCAGCAGGAAGCAGCAAagggagaagaaaaaaagaaaagaattaaccAATCATTTATTTTAGCAACTTTGCATTACATGTTTTGATTGTCTTGCGTTTTCTGGAGGAGCACACACAGGGGACTCAACTAGTgggaaaatacttaaaagagaaGTAGAAAAAAGAAGGTAAATTTCTTCATTTTGTCCACAAATTATACTCTTACAATTTATGACTTTAGAATTGAAGGTGAAAGTTTAAGAATCAAggatgaaaattataaaaaatttataaattctcATGAATGGAGCAAGAATATCAAGTGATgttgaattttaatattattataatgtttaatttattattataatgaccctttaggaCCTTTACTTTATGGGAGGTTGCAGCAGTTTTCTTTTATTGGCAATTGATGCCAACCTTAATGCTATCAATTGACAACATCTTACGTTTGCATGGCTGTTTACGTTACAACCTTCAATTTCCCTCAATTGTAAGTGCTTTTAAACTCTTGGTCAGTGGAGGATGAATTTAATCATCACTTTTTCTTGAGATTCATGTAACTTTTCATTCATTATTCCttcattatcatattttttatgtggtgtaactcttgtaacctaaaATCCATTGAAATTTCATCTTTACTATCACATTTATCTTTCTATTCATTGtatcctataaatagaggtggtcttgcatgattttgagacactataagataatatagagttcacCAAATTAGATAGTAAAAATGAGAGTTTATTaattgaagggaggtgttctttttatggagctttgaactcaactctgagttgttgagttgttttttgtgagaaagactgttgtatcctggaggggacaagttaAGAAGATTACTGCTGCACCGGTAAAACATTTGCTGCAATAGGTTTGAATCTCcctaaagagagcgagatattcgCGCCTCAGCCGAAGAAGACGAcgacattcttttcttttttcttcacttgtaattttcagttatagtattttttttaatttcaccaACATTAAGTTATTGGATTGTAACCTTTACACCTTCGGCTTGACCAAAGAATAGTATATAGACAACAACGTTATGAGAAAATCAACTATAAGGTTGTTTTAATGGATTGAAAGTATAAGTTGTCAATTGAGAGccaataacaaaatttatatagttggaTAGTTTAAAGTAATTATGCGTTGGTCTAAACTAAGAAATTAACACGAGATTGACATGATGTGATTATAGATTCGATCGAATGAGGTCATATACGACTTGTTCGAGGTAACAAATTTGGTATTATGACAAATGTACTGGTgcgattatttttcttttttttgttttctatatttaaaatctttccttcttgttaaagtcaaatatttacaaaatcattgattacattcttattatgtacttaaaacttttaaaaatttgatacttatttaatttttcttattctaacgcttttatatttatttctagatttttcaaatcttcttaaaatcaaatttagttatttagaattcttaaagagtatcagttgtcattaattctgatgacttataataagtaaagcaaaggttttatcataaatatatttaattaattttcaactcttaaatattaaaaaaaataatgaaaagacgattttatctaaaataaagaCTTTTAGTAAAGCGCAAAGAGTTCAAACAACATTgttaagacccttcacacttttaatatactatagatatagatatagatataaaataaatatagattaaAGATAGATATGGGTgattctcatatattttaggagtctttatttcttttcatttatttaggagcccttaatttaataaaataataataataaaaataataaaaagacgattttgtttaaaacagagacttttaatgaatgacaaaaagttcaaataatatttctaagatgcttcacacttttaatatagtatagatacaGATATGTATAGCCAAAAAGTGGGGTGGAGTGAGGGTGCAATTTTTTCATCCGATATCTGATATTTATATGTGAATTTTTCAATTAATCCAATCTGAGACACACATaattaattaaagagaaaattgctcctttagcaatttttttttttttcactctcaTAAATTTGAACTCAAGAAGTTTAAAACCTCTAATTAAGGAAGACTTCGGTCCACTATTTACCGATAATGGATttatagattttttctttttaaaaaagaaagcacaaaaaaataaaaaaataataaggccTCATGTTAAAGTTGATTTTAGGTCATCGATTATTGAGTTGCTCCTAGGCTGTAGTACTAAGCAAGCTAATAATAAACTTTTGATTGATAACACCAATATGAACATCTAGTGTTTTCAACCTTAAATTATTggtcatatatcaattctttCTTAGATCATTCAACTATTTTgtctcttttaactttttttttgtgaTGATATATATTAAGGTATTATTACGGGTTATCGTGGgatgaatgaaatttttttacttttaattataagttttgaATTTGATATATTCAATGTATTTTGTGTGTGTGATTTGAAAAACATAATATGTACACAAACCTTATCTCTACCTTAAAAGATAGAGaaattattttctatataaaacaCATggaattacaacaacaacaatatatcaaccacatgagattacaacgacaataacaacaacaccatAAGAAATATGATTTCATAAGAGGAACCTGAAATATAGACGTAAATTTTATCCTATCTTAAAAGATAGAGAAATTATTCCGATATAAAATTACACAATGGAAAATAGATTACTTGAAGCATTGATTGATGCACTAAATTTTACTAGGTCAATAGATAAATGATTGTGTCATTTGTTGTGATGGTGTGAATCAATGTCTTTTATGAGATCAATGGGAATTCCCAAAAGAGTGATGGGCTCTGGGATATCTTCATTTTGCTTCTCATACTCAAATGTCCATGATATCCAATTCTCTTCAGCATCCAAAGTAGCCTTAAATTCCTTGTATAAATCCACAAAATATCCTCCAACAAGTTTGAAGgtgattcttttcttttcttcatctatGTGATCAATAACTTGCTTCAACACCCTCTCTTCCCcctcttcaaaatatttttacaatCAGATTAGTTATAAGATAATTACATGTAAATTTACATTACTACACCATCAATATAGATTATGTCATACATTGTTGTACCTTGATCTCCAGAGTAGCAATTTTGTCAAGAGTTAATTAATTTTGTCTAGATTATTTATATACAACACACTTATTCAATAACCTGTAAAACTTTAGTTATGTTACAATTGAGATTATTCTATAATGTTGGAATAGACAGAGGTCTAGGATATTATGTTTTTTAAGTGAGTTCGGGGTACAATAACGAAGTTAGACCGAAATGAACGGCTCAATTCCTCTAGAAGAAAGGAGAGAGGAAGAACTATATCTAATTAAAAAAGATGTTAGATTTTAAGTCGTTAACTTACCTACGTACTATCAGGTTATTCAAATGATATCAATATGTAAGTCATTTTAAAATGTAAGATTTGTAATCTTGAATGTGAGACAAGTTACTTGCTACAACAGGTAAAGGAGATCTGGCACAAAGAATTATTCCACCCATTCCTTTTTCTTGAGTAACAACACGGGAATCTAAATAATAAAGAActctattttccctttttattaaaaaaatccgACCCAAATAATTTATGACtctataaaaaagtaaaactgaCTTACCATAGTTAAATCTCCATTCAACAAGAGTACCAACACTTCCTAATTCACCTTCATGAACCTCAAAATGGTTTATCTTATCACTTATATTAGGGATGTGGTGAGGTTTGGAGTTGAAGTGATCATGAAATAGTTCTCCACTACACTTGACCTCCAAATGAGCAACTAATTTACCCCTCAAACCCATCCTCTCTTAGCAAATAGCAATAGTAAGAAAGAAGTTATTATTACTAATAGTATATGAATGAAAAACTTGTACTTGTTGAAACCAGGGTTCATTGCCTTTTATAGTTGTAAGGTTATATAAACTCACACGTTTGATTCACACTTTGAAAAAGTTATTAccccgtctcattttatgtgtcgtcttTCAATCAAATATGAggtttaagaaataaatgatggctttgtaaagtttacaaaattgtcCCACTTAAAGTCACTTTACCGTttactttttagttgttttttcttattaaatgagATCCAGTAAGGATAAAATGAGAATGATGCCATTAAATAGgtaccaaataaggaaatgtgACCTTTTTTTTGAGACGGacgaaaaaagaaataactatacaTAAAATAGGACGAGGGGAGTGCCAGATAAGTTAAACGACTTAAAATATGTCACCTTCTTTAATTATACGCATTTGTCTCGATTGAGGTTAATATGTATAATTAGAGAAGATGACATACTTTGTAGTTAACTAATCTATGTAACAGACGCTTGAGAACACACATACAAATATTTGAACAAAAAATGTCTAATAGAACATGTTATCATGTTTTCATATATTCAAATGAGACATATTATAATACAAGTATTTAAATGAAATTTACtaacaaatttaagaattttatggatgttataaatatattatcatatgtAGTGAATGTcaactttaccatatatagtgtatGTCTATTTATAGAAAAGCTAGAAACCTCAAGGTTAGCTTTCCCCAATAAATAAAGGGGAATTGTAATTAACTCATCAAGAATTCCTCATTAGAAATAAAGAATTCTTCTCTCTccatttttcttgttctttattttatattttataacacgttatcagcacgagtctctAACCATAAGTTATATACGTCTACAAAATTATCCTATGTTGTACTAGTATACATGTTTATAGTTACTACGTATGAATCTGCAGTATAGAtaattcattttttcattataAGGTGATACCTGTTATTAAATGATTCCTCCTCTAATGTCTTGTTGATGCTCCAACAGATTCAAAATAGAATAGCCATGCCAATTTCTATTTCCCAGATTTATGTCAAATTTAAGTTTATGATTGGATAAATAAGAGATATATAATTACATAGCTTACAACAAATGTCAACAGTTAAACCGAATGTCAGTAGTTAACATATATGCATGTCAGAAGGCTGATGAGTTAATGATATTGCGGTAAAGTTGGTACAAATCTTTGTGTATCCCACAACGGAGAAGAGTCCACACATGAAGTATGTATATTCCCAGTTTAAGTGGGCACTCTTGTTATTAAGCTTCTAGAGGTACTCttgaaatatattccaaaatttaTTTCATCGTGCATGATGTTGCAATAGTATTTAAATTTTGGCTGAGAAATAAATTATCACTAGAGAGTGATAAGGTGCATTAAATGCATAAGAAATCGGTTAGAGTCctgatgcaccatgatgataagatgttgacTTCAAATCCCGTTGATTTATGTCTAatacgcctttatatggataagacgttgagtttgaatctcaatgcaccatattgatgatattatgatgactaaggcaaaataatttatatttcatgaaaagtcatgaaacatgtcCTATTGTATATGCTCCATCCccgaagtgaatgtggtagcattgtataata is from Capsicum annuum cultivar UCD-10X-F1 chromosome 5, UCD10Xv1.1, whole genome shotgun sequence and encodes:
- the LOC107872658 gene encoding kirola-like, with translation MGLRGKLVAHLEVKCSGELFHDHFNSKPHHIPNISDKINHFEVHEGELGSVGTLVEWRFNYEGEERVLKQVIDHIDEEKKRITFKLVGGYFVDLYKEFKATLDAEENWISWTFEYEKQNEDIPEPITLLGIPIDLIKDIDSHHHNK